The Rhizobium leguminosarum nucleotide sequence GGCGTTGGTCGTGGAGTTGTCATTTTCGGGGTGACAGGCGCGCTGTTCTCTGCGAAAAGAAACCCGATGAGAGACAGGGGCGTTCGTCGACAGACGGGCTGAGAAGCACCCTTCGAACCTGAACCGGATAATGCCGGCGGAGGAGTCGCTCGGGGCATCGCCATACGGGCCGCCCCGCGCCTGCCCCGCCTGAAAAGGGGCCACATGCAGACCAGGACCACACCAGGAGCTATGCTGAAGGCGATGCGCGAAAAGCCGCCGCTCGTTCAGTGCATCACCAATTACGTCGCCATGAATATCGCCGCCAATGTTCTGCTCGCCGCCGGCGCCTCGCCCGCCATGGTGCATGCCGCGGAAGAAGCCGGCGAATTCGCCGGGATCGCCAGCGCGCTGACAATCAATATCGGCACGCTGTCGACGCAATGGATCGACGGCATGCAGGCGGCTGCGAAGGCGGCGACATCAGCCGGCAAACCCTGGGTGCTCGATCCGGTCGCCCATTATGCGACGGCCTTCCGCCGCAATGCGGTTGCCGAACTGCTCGCCCTGCGCCCGACCATCATTCGTGGCAACGCGTCCGAGATCATCGCGCTAGCCGGCGGAGAAAGCCGCGGCCAGGGGGTCGACAGCCGCGATCCGGTCGAGCAGGCGGAAGGTTCGGCGCGATGGCTGGCTGAGCGGCAGCAGGCGGTGGTCGCCGTTACCGGTGCCGTGGATTTCGTTACCGACGGCGAGCGGGCCGTGCGCATCGAAGGCGGATCGGCCTTGATGCCTGAGGTCACAGCACTCGGCTGCTCGCTCACCTGCCTGGTCGGCGCCTTTGCCGCGACGGCGCCTGAGGATATCTTCGGCGCGACGGTCGCAGCACTTTCAACCTTCGCCATCGCCGGCGAGGAGGCAGCCCTTGGTGCGGCCGGCCCGGGATCCTTCTCCTGGCGCTTCCTCGATGCGCTGGCCGCGCTCGACGCCGAAACGCTTGACGCCAGGGCAAGGATATCAGCCGCATGAAGACTTTCGATCTTTCGCTCTATCTCGTCCTCGATCCCGATCTCTGCGCCGGGATCGGCATGGTCGAAACCGCGCGCCTTGCCGTTGCCGGCGGCGCGACCATGGTGCAGCTGCGCGACAAACATGCCGGCACCATCAGGATGATCGAGACCGGCCGCGCCTTGAAACAGGCGCTGAATGGGACCGGCGCCCTGCTCATCGTCAACGATGACGTCGAGGGCAATCGCCATCGGCGCCGACGGCCTGCATATCGGCCAGGAGGACATGGATGCGCGCAAAGCGCGGGCGATGGTCGGTGCCGAGATGATCCTTGGCCTGTCGGTCGAGAGCGAGGCGCTTGCTAACGCGGTCGATCCTGATCTCATCGATTACACCGGCGTCGGGCCGGTGTTTGCGACACCGACCAAGGCCGACCACAAGCAGCCGATCGGCTTTGACGGCCTTGCAAGGCTGGTAAAGGCTTCGCCGGTGCCATCGGTCGCGATCGGCGGGCTCAAGGCGGATCATGTCGCCCAAGTGTTCGCCGCCGGCGCCAAGGGGCTTGCCGTCGTTTCCGCCATCTGCGGCACGCCCGACCCGGAAGCGGCCACGCGCCGCATCGCCGCAGAAATCCGAAAGGCCCGCGCATGATCCGCAACGTTCTCTCGATCGCCGGTTCCGATCCCTCCGGCGGCGCCGGCATCCAGGCCGATCTCAAGGCCTTTTCCGCCCGCGGCGTCTACGGCATGGCGGTGCTGACCGCGCTGACGGCGCAGAACACACAAGGTGTCAGCGGCGTGCATCTGGTGCCGCCGCAATTCGTCGCAGACCAGATCAATGCCGTCTTTGCCGATGTCCGCGTCGACGCCGTCAAGATCGGCATGATCGCCAATGCCGGCATCGCCGACGCCGTTGCCGGTGCGCTGGCTGACCACCGCGACATGCCGATCGTCATCGACCCTGTCATGATCGCCAAGGGTGGAGCGGCCCTGCTCGCGCCTGAAGCGGTCGACGTGCTGACCCGCCGGCTGCTGCCGCTCGCGACACTGCTGACCCCGAACCTGCCGGAAGCCGCCGCCCTGTTGCACCAGCCGGTGGCGACAAACCGTGCTGAGATGGCTGAACAGGCCGAGCGCCTGCGGGCGCTTGGCCCGGCCGCGGTGCTGGTCAAGGGCGGCCATCTCGACAGCGACGAGAGCCCTGACGTGCTTGCCACGGCCGCCGGCCTGCACTGGTTCGAAGCCAGGCGCGTGCCGACCAAGAACACCCACGGCACCGGCTGCACGCTCTCCAGCGCGCTGGCAGCCGAGCTCGCCAAGGGCGCCTCAGCGCGGGAGGCCGTCGCCATCGCCAAGGATTATCTCGCCGGCGCGGTCGCGGCTGCCGGACACCTCACCGTCGGCTCCGGCCACGGCCCGGTGCAGCATTTTCATGCGCTCTGGAAAGACGCCGAATAGGCGTCCGTTCCACCAATATTCCGCCAACCGAAACGGCCCGGCCTTCCCGGGCCGTTTTTGCGTTCGGCACCTACTTTGCGTTGAAACCCTGGGGACAGCGGCGGCTCGCGCCTTTGGCCGTTTGAAAAACCTTGTTGACAAGCCCGGCCAGATGGCCAAGTCTATGACACTAAAAGGGGATATGTTCCGCAATAACGGAATAACTGGAGGAGTGACAGGTGCCAGACCTGCTTGTGAGCCTATATTCCACTGAGCTTGCCGACCTGAAACGCAAAGCCGACGATGTCGGCGTCTCCATCCGTCCGGCCCTCCCCCCGGAACTGCATCTCGTCGTCAGCTGGGTTCGCGAACGGTTCAGCGAGAACTGGGCGAGCGAAGTCGCGGTCGCCTTCTCCCGCCAGCCCGTTGCCTGCCTGATATCAGTCGAAAGCGGCAAGCTCCTGGGCTTTGCCTGCTATGACACGACGGCGCGCGGCTTCTTCGGCCCGACCGCCGTCGACCCCGACGCACGCGGCAAGGGCATCGGGCTCGCCCTCTTTTCCGCCTGCCTTCAGGCCATGAAGACGCTCGGCCACGCCTATGCCTTCATCGGCGATGCCGGCCCGGTCGATTTCTACGCCAGGACCGCAGGCGCAACCATCATCCCCGCCCCCGACAAGGGCATCTACGAAGGCATGCTGAGAAGCGCGCCGAAATGACCATCTGATCCCGGAGTTACAGAATTGTCCTCGACCCCGCTCGCCCTTTTCGTCGGCCTTCCGAATCCCACTATTTCGGATGATGAATTCGCCCTCTTTCGCGAAACCAATCCGCTCGGCCTTTTCGTCGGCCGGCGCAATCAGCGCGAGCCGGAGCAGACGAGGCGCCTGATCGAGCGCTTCCGCGAAGCCGTCGGCCGCGACGACGCGCCTGTCTTCACCGACCAGGAAGGCGGCCGCGTTCAGCATCTCGATGCCGGCCCCTGGCCGCTCTTCCGCAGCTTCGGCCAGTTCGCCGAACTGGCACGCCGCGATTTCGATCTCGGCAAAAAAGCACTGCGCCTTTCCTCCCAGGCCATGGGCGCGATGATGACGGAACTCGGCCTTTCCAGCGGCTGCTCGCCCGTTCTCGACCTCGTCTTCGAGACGACGAGCGCGGTCATCGGCGCCCGCTCTTTCGGCCCTGATCCCGATTTCATCGCTTCCCTCGGCCGCGAGGTCGTCGATGGCCTGCTCGAGACCGGCAACATGCCTGTCATCAAGCATATTCCCGGCCATGGCCGCGCAACGCTCGACTCCCACAAGGAGCGTCCGGTGGTCCATGCCAGCCGCGAGACG carries:
- a CDS encoding glycoside hydrolase family 3 N-terminal domain-containing protein codes for the protein MSSTPLALFVGLPNPTISDDEFALFRETNPLGLFVGRRNQREPEQTRRLIERFREAVGRDDAPVFTDQEGGRVQHLDAGPWPLFRSFGQFAELARRDFDLGKKALRLSSQAMGAMMTELGLSSGCSPVLDLVFETTSAVIGARSFGPDPDFIASLGREVVDGLLETGNMPVIKHIPGHGRATLDSHKERPVVHASRETLTATDFKPFVALKDTPWAMVAHVVYSAYDAELPASVSPIMHDVIRNDMGYDGVLISDCIFMESLSGTLPERVKQVLDAGFDIALHSHGDIPESEAAAKAARPLTEGALQRIAAGKARLGNLKIDFRAARAEVEDMFASALVS
- the thiM gene encoding hydroxyethylthiazole kinase, with protein sequence MQTRTTPGAMLKAMREKPPLVQCITNYVAMNIAANVLLAAGASPAMVHAAEEAGEFAGIASALTINIGTLSTQWIDGMQAAAKAATSAGKPWVLDPVAHYATAFRRNAVAELLALRPTIIRGNASEIIALAGGESRGQGVDSRDPVEQAEGSARWLAERQQAVVAVTGAVDFVTDGERAVRIEGGSALMPEVTALGCSLTCLVGAFAATAPEDIFGATVAALSTFAIAGEEAALGAAGPGSFSWRFLDALAALDAETLDARARISAA
- the thiD gene encoding bifunctional hydroxymethylpyrimidine kinase/phosphomethylpyrimidine kinase, encoding MIRNVLSIAGSDPSGGAGIQADLKAFSARGVYGMAVLTALTAQNTQGVSGVHLVPPQFVADQINAVFADVRVDAVKIGMIANAGIADAVAGALADHRDMPIVIDPVMIAKGGAALLAPEAVDVLTRRLLPLATLLTPNLPEAAALLHQPVATNRAEMAEQAERLRALGPAAVLVKGGHLDSDESPDVLATAAGLHWFEARRVPTKNTHGTGCTLSSALAAELAKGASAREAVAIAKDYLAGAVAAAGHLTVGSGHGPVQHFHALWKDAE
- a CDS encoding GNAT family N-acetyltransferase, with the translated sequence MPDLLVSLYSTELADLKRKADDVGVSIRPALPPELHLVVSWVRERFSENWASEVAVAFSRQPVACLISVESGKLLGFACYDTTARGFFGPTAVDPDARGKGIGLALFSACLQAMKTLGHAYAFIGDAGPVDFYARTAGATIIPAPDKGIYEGMLRSAPK